CGGGCTTGTTGGGCTTCGCGTTGCTGGCGCACCTTCTCGTACACCGCCATATTGCGCTCATTTGCAATCAACGCCACCGAGCGCGGCAGCAAAAAATTTCGCGCGTACCCATCCTTCACCTCCACCACATCGCCAGCATTGCCCAGCGTATCCACATCTGCTGTAAGAATAATTTTCATCGTGTAATCCTATCTCACCGAACCGAATCATTCACATAAGGCATAAGCGCGAGAAAGCGGGCGCGCTTAATCGCGCGCACCAATGCGCGCTGCCCCTTTGCACACGTACCCGTCATACGCCGCGGAACAATTTTCCCGCGCTCTGTAACAAACCGGCGCAACAAACGATCATTCTTATAGTGAACATCCAAACGGTGTGCTTTAAAATGGCA
Above is a window of Gemmatimonadota bacterium DNA encoding:
- the rpsR gene encoding 30S ribosomal protein S18; the protein is MNRGRLKICHICEGHSRACHFKAHRLDVHYKNDRLLRRFVTERGKIVPRRMTGTCAKGQRALVRAIKRARFLALMPYVNDSVR